In the Theobroma cacao cultivar B97-61/B2 chromosome 1, Criollo_cocoa_genome_V2, whole genome shotgun sequence genome, one interval contains:
- the LOC18611706 gene encoding probable WRKY transcription factor 13: MSSSSQAMLNQGLFEEQEMPTQMGFFAFPANLSCPAPLGCHQSLKAFSIESADAPSAANLTETLLSSATTAKHRDDSASDFGGPQLLSLQRSSANFWAWGEVNECLGSKKIGVDDHLGVSAMKMKRIKARRKVREPRFCFKTMSDVDVLDDGYKWRKYGQKVVKNTQHPRSYYRCTQDNCRVKKRVERLAEDPRMVITTYEGRHVHSPSHDLEDSQAPSQLNNFFW, translated from the exons ATGTCATCATCCTCCCAAGCCATGCTAAACCAAGGCTTGTTTGAGGAGCAAGAGATGCCTACTCAGATGGGTTTCTTTGCTTTTCCAGCAAACTTGAGTTGCCCAGCTCCATTGGGTTGCCACCAATCTCTCAAAGCCTTCAGTATAGAATCAGCCGATGCACCTTCTGCTGCTAATCTAACTGAAACCCTACTCTCATCTGCCACCACTGCAAAGCATAGAGATGACTCTGCCTCTGATTTTGGAGGGCCCCAGCTCCTTTCCTTGCAGAGATCTAGTGCAAATTTCTG GGCCTGGGGAGAGGTAAACGAGTGTTTGGGAAGCAAGAAAATTGGTGTAGATGATCATCTAGGCGTTTCAGCAATGAAGATGAAAAGGATAAAAGCAAGGAGAAAGGTGAGGGAGCCTAGGTTTTGCTTCAAGACCATGAGCGATGTGGATGTGTTGGATGATGGATACAAGTGGAGAAAGTACGGCCAGAAAGTGGTAAAGAACACCCAGCATCCCAG GAGCTACTATCGATGTACGCAAGATAATTGTCGGGTCAAGAAAAGAGTGGAGAGATTAGCAGAGGATCCGAGGATGGTAATAACAACATACGAAGGGAGACACGTACATTCCCCGTCACACGACCTGGAAGACTCGCAAGCGCCATCTCAGCTTAACAATTTCTTCTGGTAG
- the LOC18611707 gene encoding protein BRASSINOSTEROID INSENSITIVE 1, producing MRPFFASRTYFSLFVLTFTTTFLISLEAAASPNNKDSQLLLNFKTSLPNPSLLQDWLPNQDPCSFKGVTCQDSRVSSIQLSYTSLSTDFHLVAAFLLALENLESLSLLKANISGNISFPAGSKCSSLLTTLDLSQNTLSGSLLTVSSLASCSKLKVLNLSSNSLEFSGKESRGLQLSLEVLDLSFNKISGGNVVPWILYGGCSELKLLALKGNKITGEINVSNCKNLHFLDLSSNNFSMGTPSFGDCLTLEYLDVSANKFSGDISRAISSCVNLNFLNLSSNQFSGPIPALPTSNLQRLYLAENKFQGEIPLYLTEACSGLVELDLSSNNLSGTIPSGFGSCSSLKTFDVSSNNFTGKLPIEIFQNMSSLKKLGLAFNDFSGRLPESLSTLSNLETLDLSSNNFSGPIPVSLCENPRNSLKVLYLQNNILTGSIPASLSNCSQLVSLHLSFNNLSGTIPPSLGSLSKLQDLKLWLNQLHGEIPQELSNIQTLETLILDFNELTGTIPSALSNCTKLNWISLSNNRLTGEIPAWLGKLSSLAILKLSNNSFYGRIPPELGDCQSLIWLDLNTNNLSGTIPPVLFKQSGKIAVNFIAGKRYMYIKNDGSKECHGSGNLLEFAGIRLEQLDRISTRNPCNFMRVYGGHTQPTFNNNGSMIFLDLSYNLLSGTIPEEIGTMSYLFILNLGHNNISGTIPQEIGNLKGLGILDLSYNRLEGKIPQSMTGITMLSEINLSNNLLNGMIPEMGQLETFPANDFLNNSGLCGVPLSACGSPASGSNSEHPKSHRRQASLAGSVAMGLLFSLFCIFGLIIVIVETKKRRKKKDSALDVYMDGQSHSGTVNTSWKLTGAREALSINLATFEKPLRRLTFADLLEATNGFHNDSLIGSGGFGDVYRAQLKDGSVVAIKKLIHISGQGDREFTAEMETIGKIKHRNLVPLLGYCKVGEERLLVYEYMRYGSLEDVLHDQKKDGIKLNWAVRRKIAIGAARGLAFLHHNCIPHIIHRDMKSSNVLLDENLEARVSDFGMARLMSAMDTHLSVSTLAGTPGYVPPEYYQSFRCSTRGDVYSYGVVLLELLTGKRPTDSADFGDNNLVGWVKQHAKLRLSDVFDPELMKEDPCLEIELLQHFKVACACLDDRPWKRPTMIEVMAMFKEIQTGSGLDSQSTIATEDGGFSAVEMVEMTIKEVPEGKQ from the coding sequence ATGAGGCCTTTCTTTGCCTCAAGAACttacttttctctctttgttctCACCTTCACCACCACCTTTCTTATCTCCCTTGAAGCTGCTGCTTCTCCTAACAACAAAGATTCTCAGCTCCTGCTCAACTTCAAAACCAGCTTGCCTAACCCATCTCTTCTTCAAGACTGGCTTCCGAACCAAGACCCTTGTAGCTTCAAAGGTGTTACTTGCCAAGACTCCAGAGTTTCCTCTATTCAACTAAGCTACACCTCCTTAAGCACAGATTTTCACCTTGTTGCTGCCTTCCTTTTAGCCCTGGAAAACTTGGAATCCCTTTCTTTGTTAAAAGCCAACATCTCTGGCAACATTTCTTTCCCTGCTGGATCCAAGTGTAGCTCCCTGTTAACCACCTTAGATCTATCCCAAAACACCTTGTCTGGCTCTCTTTTAACTGTTTCGAGCTTGGCTTCTTGCTCAAAGTTGAAGGTTCTCAACTTATCAAGCAATAGTCTTGAGTTTTCAGGTAAAGAATCCAGGGGTTTGCAGCTAAGTTTGGAAGTTCTTGATCTTTCTTTCAACAAGATTTCTGGCGGAAACGTGGTCCCTTGGATTCTTTACGGTGGTTGCAGTGAGTTAAAGCTCTTGGCTTTGAAAGGAAACAAGATTACAGGTGAAATAAATGTCTCAAATTGCAAAAACTTGCACTTTTTGGATCTTTCATCAAACAATTTTTCGATGGGGACTCCTTCATTTGGAGACTGCTTAACTTTGGAATATCTTGATGTCTCTGCCAACAAGTTTTCTGGTGATATTTCCCGTGCAATTTCTTCGTGTGTGAACTTAAATTTCTTGAATCTATCAAGCAACCAGTTTTCTGGTCCGATTCCAGCTTTGCCAACTTCCAATTTGCAGCGCCTTTATTTAGCTGAAAATAAGTTTCAAGGAGAGATTCCTCTGTATCTCACAGAAGCTTGTTCTGGTCTTGTTGAGCTGGATCTTTCTTCAAATAATCTATCTGGTACGATTCCCAGTGGCTTTGGTTCTTGCTCTTCTTTGAAGACTTTTGATGTATCTAGTAACAACTTCACAGGTAAACTGCCCATTGAGATATTTCAGAATATGAGTTCCTTGAAGAAGCTTGGTTTAGCTTTCAATGATTTTTCCGGTCGTTTGCCTGAGTCTTTGTCTACTCTTTCCAACCTGGAGACTTTAGATCTCAgttcaaataatttttcagGGCCAATTCCTGTGTCTTTATGTGAAAATCCGAGAAACAGCTTAAAAGTTCTTTATTTGCAAAACAACATCTTAACTGGGTCTATTCCTGCTAGTCTCAGTAACTGTTCTCAGCTTGTTTCACTCCATTTGAGCTTCAATAACCTCTCGGGAACAATTCCTCCAAGCTTGGGTTCTCTCTCCAAACTTCAGGATTTGAAGCTTTGGTTGAATCAGCTCCATGGAGAAATCCCTCAAGAGCTAAGTAACATTCAGACACTTGAGACCTTGATTCTTGACTTCAATGAGCTGACAGGAACAATACCTTCTGCGCTAAGCAACTGTACCAAGTTGAATTGGATTTCATTGTCCAACAACCGGTTGACTGGTGAGATTCCTGCTTGGCTTGGCAAGCTTTCCAGTCTTGCAATTCTCAAACTCAGCAATAACTCCTTTTATGGAAGAATCCCACCGGAGCTTGGAGATTGTCAAAGCTTGATATGGTTGGATCTTAACACCAATAACTTGAGTGGGACTATCCCTCCTGTGCTGTTCAAACAATCTGGTAAAATTGCTGTCAATTTTATTGCTGGGAAGaggtatatgtatatcaaGAATGATGGAAGCAAAGAGTGCCACGGGTCAGGAAATTTACTAGAATTCGCAGGAATTAGACTGGAACAACTGGATAGAATTTCCACCAGGAATCCTTGCAACTTTATGAGAGTCTATGGAGGTCACACACAGCCCACATTCAACAATAATGGTTCTATGATTTTTCTTGATCTTTCATACAATCTGCTGTCAGGTACAATTCCAGAGGAGATTGGCACAATGTCATATCTCTTTATCTTGAATTTGGGCCACAACAATATCTCTGGAACCATCCCACAAGAGATTGGGAACTTAAAGGGTCTCGGCATTCTTGATCTTTCATACAACAGGCTTGAAGGGAAAATTCCACAATCCATGACTGGCATTACAATGCTGAGCGAGATTAATCTGTCAAACAACCTTCTCAATGGCATGATTCCTGAAATGGGTCAGCTGGAAACATTTCCTGCTAATGATTTCCTAAATAACTCAGGTCTCTGTGGGGTCCCTCTTTCTGCCTGTGGGAGTCCAGCATCTGGTTCAAATTCTGAGCATCCAAAGTCCCATCGCAGACAAGCTTCTCTTGCAGGAAGTGTGGCAATGGGATTGTTGTTCTCTCTCTTTTGCATCTTTGGTTTGATCATAGTTATTGTAGagacaaagaaaagaaggaagaagaaggatTCTGCTCTTGATGTTTATATGGACGGTCAGTCCCACTCAGGCACCGTAAATACTAGCTGGAAGCTAACCGGTGCACGAGAAGCATTGAGCATCAACCTGGCCACATTTGAGAAGCCCCTTCGGAGGCTCACCTTTGCTGATCTTCTTGAAGCCACTAATGGCTTCCATAATGACAGCCTTATTGGCTCTGGTGGTTTTGGTGATGTATACAGGGCGCAACTGAAAGATGGGAGTGTTGTTGCAATCAAGAAACTGATACATATCAGTGGACAGGGTGACCGAGAATTCACGGCAGAAATGGAAACCATTGGGAAGATCAAGCACCGGAACCTTGTTCCTCTCTTGGGTTACTGTAAGGTAGGAGAAGAACGGCTCCTAGTTTATGAGTACATGCGGTATGGAAGCTTAGAGGATGTTTTACATGATCAAAAGAAAGATGGGATCAAACTGAATTGGGCAGTAAGGAGAAAGATTGCCATTGGAGCTGCAAGAGGTCTGGCGTTTCTTCACCATAATTGCATTCCTCATATAATTCATAGAGATATGAAATCGAGCAATGTCCTGCTCGATGAGAATTTGGAGGCCAGAGTCTCAGATTTTGGGATGGCAAGGCTTATGAGTGCAATGGACACGCATTTGAGTGTCAGTACATTAGCAGGTACCCCTGGCTATGTTCCTCCTGAATATTACCAGAGCTTTAGATGTTCCACAAGAGGTGATGTTTACAGTTACGGTGTAGTTTTGCTCGAGTTGCTTACAGGGAAAAGACCTACAGATTCTGCTGATTTCGGTGATAACAATCTTGTGGGGTGGGTGAAACAGCATGCAAAACTTAGACTAAGTGATGTCTTTGATCCAGAGCTAATGAAAGAGGACCCGTGCCTTGAGATTGAGCTTTTGCAACACTTCAAGGTTGCTTGTGCTTGCTTGGATGATCGACCATGGAAACGTCCCACAATGATTGAAGTCATGGCAATGTTCAAGGAAATACAAACAGGGTCTGGCCTTGACTCCCAGTCGACCATTGCCACCGAGGATGGAGGCTTTAGTGCAGTTGAAATGGTAGAGATGACCATAAAAGAAGTCCCTGAAGGTAAGCAGTAG